From the genome of Bacteroides sp. MSB163, one region includes:
- a CDS encoding DNA-directed RNA polymerase subunit alpha C-terminal domain-containing protein: protein MSSKRYLSRRDAAEIFGVHPQTIKNWLDRGVLSGKVSCTCTLVDVQSIEKLQSEFSDVVDMEKRVGAYRTELEHLEKEYKQAYEDFRDTMELYDYALRYKDTVRLIFVKAYRALWRGNDETTFDLVNGFLSGVSLKEIAAKQGVSVAKACNAIKKGISRLVYIREYQLMAAENRRLRHENKRLTTQKRLLEYKVEEYHLDHNDSEPIDMVLATRIEDLNLSRRTYGALKRMDIKTLGVLVEFEREDIAKMRNVGLRSIGELDALLNSKRLHWGMDGDCLRKV, encoded by the coding sequence ATGAGTAGTAAGAGATACTTGTCACGCAGGGATGCTGCGGAAATCTTTGGTGTACACCCCCAAACTATAAAGAATTGGTTGGATAGGGGTGTCTTAAGTGGAAAGGTTTCATGTACATGTACATTGGTAGATGTTCAATCTATTGAAAAGCTTCAATCTGAATTTAGTGATGTTGTAGATATGGAGAAAAGAGTGGGCGCATATCGGACAGAGCTAGAACATTTGGAGAAGGAGTACAAACAGGCGTATGAGGATTTTAGGGATACTATGGAGTTATATGACTATGCGCTGCGGTATAAAGATACAGTCAGATTGATATTTGTAAAGGCCTATCGTGCGCTTTGGCGTGGAAATGATGAGACGACCTTTGATCTTGTTAACGGATTCCTGTCGGGAGTAAGCCTGAAAGAGATTGCAGCCAAGCAAGGGGTTTCGGTTGCAAAGGCATGTAATGCTATTAAAAAAGGTATTAGCCGATTGGTGTATATACGGGAGTATCAATTAATGGCTGCTGAAAACCGAAGGTTGAGGCACGAGAACAAGAGACTTACAACACAAAAAAGGTTGTTGGAATATAAGGTGGAAGAATATCATTTGGATCATAATGATTCAGAACCTATAGATATGGTCCTTGCTACCAGAATTGAGGATTTGAATCTTTCTAGGCGTACTTATGGTGCTTTAAAACGTATGGATATCAAAACTCTTGGCGTACTTGTTGAGTTTGAACGGGAAGATATAGCGAAAATGAGGAATGTGGGATTGAGGAGTATCGGCGAACTTGATGCTTTACTTAATTCAAAAAGGTTACATTGGGGAATGGACGGTGATTGTCTTCGGAAGGTATAA
- a CDS encoding metal ABC transporter ATP-binding protein: protein MGTPLIEIKNLSAGYDSRTVLRNVNLTVYDRDFLGIIGPNGGGKTTLIKCILGLLKPTGGEILYSDKRLVMSDNRSSLKMGYLPQYNSIDRKFPITVEEVILSGLSSQKSLISRFTASHREKARQVITRMGLEGLEERAIGALSGGQLQRALLGRAIISDPQLVVLDEPSTYIDKRFEARLYELLAEINHDCAIILVSHDIGTVLQQVKSIACVNETLDYHPDTGVSEEWLERNFNCPIELLGHGALPHRILAKHKHGEGCGCCNCEE, encoded by the coding sequence ATGGGTACGCCTCTTATTGAAATAAAGAATCTCAGTGCCGGCTATGACAGCCGCACGGTATTACGCAACGTAAACCTCACCGTTTACGACCGAGACTTTCTGGGCATCATCGGCCCCAATGGCGGCGGAAAAACAACTCTCATCAAATGTATACTCGGTCTGTTGAAACCTACGGGAGGGGAAATATTATACAGTGACAAACGGTTAGTGATGAGTGATAACCGCTCATCACTGAAGATGGGCTACCTGCCGCAGTACAACAGCATCGACCGCAAATTCCCCATCACAGTGGAAGAAGTAATCCTTTCCGGTCTCAGTTCACAGAAGTCACTTATTTCCCGCTTCACCGCATCACATCGGGAGAAAGCCCGCCAAGTGATTACCCGCATGGGATTGGAAGGATTGGAAGAACGTGCCATCGGTGCACTAAGCGGCGGACAATTGCAACGTGCTTTACTGGGACGTGCCATCATCTCCGACCCTCAACTCGTTGTCCTCGACGAACCCAGTACATATATTGACAAGCGTTTCGAAGCCCGCCTTTACGAACTTCTGGCAGAGATTAACCACGACTGCGCCATCATTCTTGTCAGCCATGACATCGGCACAGTACTACAACAAGTGAAGTCCATCGCCTGCGTGAATGAAACACTGGATTATCATCCCGACACGGGTGTAAGTGAAGAATGGCTGGAACGGAACTTCAATTGTCCGATAGAGTTATTAGGGCACGGAGCACTGCCCCACCGCATACTGGCAAAGCATAAACATGGCGAGGGATGCGGATGCTGCAATTGCGAAGAATGA